Proteins from one Phyllobacterium zundukense genomic window:
- the hisD gene encoding histidinol dehydrogenase encodes MAFVLRQSEPDFESRFSAFLATKREVSEDVDRAVADIIHRVRTEGDAALIDYSLRFDRIDLVQHGIAITSAEIDAAVASAPIQTVEALKLARNRIHSHHARQMPQDDRYTDALGVELGSRWTAVESVGLYVPGGTASYPSSVLMNAVPAQVAGVERIVMVVPSPDGKLNPLVLVAARLAGVSEIYRVGGAQAIAALAYGTETIEPVAKIIGPGNAYVAAAKRRVFGKVGIDMIAGPSEVLIVADSDNDPDWIAADLLAQAEHDSAAQSILITDDEALGNAVIAAVERQLLTLPRAEAASASWRDYGAIILVSDLLSALPLVNRIAAEHLEIATADPEILLAGVRNAGAIFLGRYTPEVIGDYVGGSNHVLPTARSARFSSGLSVLDYVKRTSILKLGVEQLRALGPAAIELARAEGLDAHGNSVAIRLNL; translated from the coding sequence GTGGCATTTGTGCTGAGACAGTCCGAACCCGATTTTGAATCGCGGTTTTCTGCATTTCTCGCTACCAAGCGTGAGGTTTCTGAGGACGTGGACCGCGCTGTTGCCGATATAATTCATCGCGTCCGCACCGAGGGCGACGCCGCACTGATTGACTATTCGCTACGCTTCGACCGGATCGATCTTGTGCAACACGGCATTGCGATCACCTCGGCCGAGATCGACGCTGCCGTAGCATCCGCGCCAATACAAACGGTCGAAGCACTGAAATTGGCGCGCAATCGCATTCATTCGCATCACGCGCGGCAGATGCCGCAGGATGATCGTTACACAGACGCGTTGGGTGTCGAGCTCGGCTCGCGTTGGACGGCAGTCGAGTCGGTCGGGCTCTATGTTCCGGGCGGCACGGCGAGCTATCCGAGTTCCGTGCTTATGAACGCTGTTCCGGCTCAGGTCGCCGGCGTCGAACGTATCGTCATGGTTGTACCGTCGCCTGACGGCAAGCTCAATCCGCTCGTGCTGGTTGCAGCCCGGCTTGCCGGCGTCTCGGAAATCTACCGCGTTGGCGGCGCACAGGCCATTGCGGCGCTCGCTTATGGCACTGAAACAATTGAGCCGGTCGCCAAGATCATAGGTCCTGGCAATGCCTATGTGGCAGCCGCCAAGCGCCGCGTGTTCGGCAAGGTCGGCATCGACATGATTGCGGGTCCGTCGGAAGTTTTGATTGTGGCTGACAGCGACAATGATCCGGACTGGATCGCAGCTGACCTTTTGGCGCAGGCGGAACACGATAGTGCCGCACAGTCTATCCTGATCACTGACGACGAGGCCTTGGGTAACGCGGTCATCGCCGCTGTGGAACGCCAGCTACTGACATTGCCGCGAGCCGAGGCCGCAAGCGCTAGCTGGCGCGATTATGGTGCCATTATTCTGGTATCCGACCTATTATCGGCGCTGCCGCTCGTTAACCGGATCGCTGCCGAGCATCTCGAGATCGCGACTGCCGACCCCGAAATACTGCTGGCAGGTGTTCGCAACGCGGGGGCGATCTTCCTTGGACGTTACACACCGGAGGTGATCGGCGATTACGTGGGCGGCTCAAATCATGTTTTGCCCACGGCACGCTCGGCGCGATTTTCTTCCGGTCTTTCGGTGCTCGACTATGTGAAGCGAACCTCGATCCTGAAATTGGGTGTGGAGCAGTTGCGCGCCCTGGGTCCGGCAGCGATCGAACTTGCGCGTGCAGAGGGCCTCGATGCCCATGGCAATTCCGTTGCAATCCGGTTGAACCTGTAG
- a CDS encoding DUF2948 family protein, producing MDTLKLIALDEEDLQILSAHLQDSVLKVSDIEYLVAEKKLVLDVNRFVWEQAADGKRRRSFERRRAALLFDRIYSVKATGIDHQRKDDVLSLLAIHFIVSDAPSGIVELTFAANKALRLEVEAIEAQLTDLGPAWQTTFKPEHEV from the coding sequence ATGGACACTCTCAAACTCATCGCGCTTGATGAGGAAGATCTGCAGATCCTGTCCGCGCATCTGCAGGATTCTGTGTTGAAAGTTAGCGACATTGAATATCTGGTCGCTGAAAAGAAACTTGTTCTTGACGTTAACCGGTTTGTCTGGGAACAGGCTGCCGATGGCAAGCGCCGCCGTAGCTTTGAACGTCGCCGCGCAGCATTGCTTTTTGATCGCATATATAGCGTCAAGGCGACCGGCATTGATCACCAGCGCAAGGACGATGTCCTGTCGCTTCTTGCAATCCATTTTATCGTGTCGGACGCCCCTTCCGGCATCGTCGAGTTGACCTTCGCCGCCAATAAGGCGCTGCGGCTGGAAGTGGAAGCCATTGAGGCGCAGTTGACCGATCTCGGTCCTGCTTGGCAAACCACGTTCAAACCGGAACACGAAGTCTGA
- the murA gene encoding UDP-N-acetylglucosamine 1-carboxyvinyltransferase: MDRIKIVGGNKLNGVIPISGAKNAALPLMIASLLTDDTLTLENVPHLADVEQLIRILGNHGVDYSVNGRRERQDGAYSRTIHFTARNIVDTMAPYELVSKMRASFWVVGPLLARMGVATVSLPGGCAIGTRPVDLFIDGLRALGADIEIENGYVKASAKGGLVGTRYVFPKVSVGATHVLMMAATLAKGETVLENAAQEPEVVNLADCLNAMGAKVSGAGTPTITIEGVVSLSGARVRVIPDRIETGTYAMAVAMTGGDVILEGADASLLSAALTTLGQAGAEISETNSGLRVVRNGHGIMPVDVTTQPFPGFPTDLQAQFMGLMTKAKGTSHITETIFENRFMHVQELARLGAKISLSGQTAKIEGVERLKGAPVMATDLRASVSLVIAGLAAEGDTIVNRVYHLDRGFERLEEKLTRCGAVVERISD, translated from the coding sequence ATGGATCGCATCAAGATTGTTGGCGGTAACAAGCTCAATGGCGTCATTCCGATTTCGGGTGCCAAGAATGCGGCCTTGCCGTTGATGATCGCATCGCTCCTGACGGACGATACACTGACGCTGGAAAACGTTCCTCATCTCGCCGACGTTGAACAATTAATCCGTATTCTCGGCAATCATGGTGTCGACTATTCCGTCAATGGTCGCCGCGAACGCCAGGACGGCGCATATTCACGCACCATCCATTTCACGGCGCGCAATATCGTCGATACGATGGCGCCCTATGAACTCGTTTCCAAGATGCGTGCAAGCTTCTGGGTCGTTGGCCCGCTTCTTGCGCGGATGGGGGTGGCTACGGTCTCGCTGCCAGGCGGCTGTGCCATCGGCACGCGTCCGGTGGATCTGTTTATCGATGGCCTGCGCGCGCTTGGCGCAGATATCGAGATCGAGAATGGTTATGTCAAGGCCAGTGCCAAGGGCGGTCTTGTCGGTACCCGCTACGTGTTCCCGAAAGTTTCGGTTGGCGCGACCCATGTATTGATGATGGCCGCGACTCTGGCTAAGGGCGAGACGGTCCTCGAAAACGCCGCACAGGAACCCGAAGTTGTCAACCTGGCTGACTGTCTCAATGCCATGGGGGCGAAGGTCAGCGGTGCAGGCACGCCGACAATCACGATCGAAGGTGTCGTGAGCCTTTCCGGAGCACGCGTTCGCGTCATTCCAGATCGAATCGAGACCGGCACCTATGCCATGGCTGTCGCCATGACCGGTGGTGACGTCATACTCGAAGGCGCCGATGCCAGTTTGCTCAGCGCGGCCTTGACCACGCTCGGTCAGGCCGGAGCGGAAATCTCCGAAACCAATTCGGGCCTGCGTGTTGTCCGCAACGGCCATGGCATCATGCCGGTTGATGTGACGACTCAGCCGTTCCCAGGATTCCCGACGGATCTTCAAGCGCAATTCATGGGCCTGATGACCAAGGCGAAGGGCACGTCCCACATCACGGAGACTATCTTTGAAAACCGCTTCATGCACGTGCAGGAGTTGGCGCGGCTTGGAGCCAAGATTTCACTATCGGGCCAGACAGCGAAGATCGAAGGTGTCGAACGGCTGAAGGGCGCACCTGTGATGGCGACCGATTTGCGGGCCTCGGTCTCGCTGGTCATTGCTGGACTTGCCGCCGAGGGCGACACAATCGTCAACCGCGTCTACCATCTCGATCGCGGTTTCGAACGCCTCGAGGAAAAGCTGACGCGCTGCGGCGCAGTTGTCGAGCGTATCAGTGACTGA
- a CDS encoding ribokinase yields the protein MGRVLVLGNAGVDLTLQMPRLPEKGETLLGDDAGSAPGGKGLNQAVTAARTGVQVIFHAAVGHDAQGVQIAAALASEGISELELHRVPYSSDFSLLMVLPDGENSIVSAGSCAAALTVEMAESFAANTNAGDVVVLQGNLTQASTRAALGTATARGATTLFNPAPLWWEVRPILPLCDIVVTNRGEAREITGFSDPTDAAAALCQLGASVAIITLGAGGCLTFDREGTIRHYPAVRIGAIDTTGCGDTFCGVVAAELAMGLGQETAINLAQSAAALTAQRRGAFTALPSRDELATLTARIELARSGDGAAGED from the coding sequence GTGGGGCGTGTGCTCGTTCTCGGCAATGCGGGCGTCGATTTGACGCTCCAGATGCCGCGCTTGCCGGAAAAGGGTGAAACGCTTCTCGGTGACGACGCCGGTAGCGCACCGGGTGGTAAAGGCCTCAATCAGGCGGTTACCGCCGCGCGTACTGGTGTGCAGGTCATCTTCCATGCCGCCGTTGGGCACGACGCGCAAGGCGTACAAATCGCGGCGGCATTGGCTTCCGAGGGCATATCCGAACTCGAACTGCACCGCGTTCCCTATTCGAGCGATTTCTCTCTCTTAATGGTGCTGCCCGACGGGGAGAATAGCATAGTGAGTGCCGGGAGTTGCGCGGCTGCATTGACTGTTGAAATGGCAGAAAGCTTTGCCGCGAACACGAACGCGGGCGATGTCGTGGTGCTGCAAGGCAACCTTACACAAGCCAGTACCCGGGCCGCTCTCGGGACAGCAACTGCCCGCGGCGCAACAACATTATTCAATCCTGCGCCGCTTTGGTGGGAAGTCAGGCCGATCCTGCCGTTGTGCGATATTGTCGTCACAAATCGCGGCGAGGCGAGGGAAATCACCGGATTTTCCGACCCAACCGACGCTGCTGCAGCTCTATGCCAGCTCGGTGCATCCGTGGCGATTATCACTCTTGGAGCAGGCGGGTGCCTCACATTTGATCGTGAAGGAACGATTCGCCATTATCCAGCCGTACGAATCGGTGCGATTGACACGACCGGTTGTGGCGACACTTTTTGCGGCGTAGTTGCAGCGGAGCTTGCGATGGGATTGGGCCAGGAGACCGCCATCAATCTCGCTCAAAGCGCCGCTGCACTGACCGCACAACGTCGGGGTGCGTTTACGGCTTTACCTAGCCGCGATGAACTAGCAACACTCACAGCTCGTATCGAACTTGCTAGAAGCGGGGATGGTGCTGCTGGGGAGGATTGA
- a CDS encoding BtpA/SgcQ family protein: MTSQPKSIYRAKPNAIQEIFGRRKTVIGVIHSLPLPGSPNYDGEPMEDVVAFAVAEAGRYKVGGVDGLIVENHGDIPFAKPDCLGPETAAAMAVMTDAVRRHSGLPIGVNVLANGAVQALAVAKAAGAAFVRVNQWSNAYVANEGLIDGPAGEAARYRAWLRAKSVRIFADVHVKHGAHAITGDRTITELARDNEFFDADVAIATGQRTGDSATMDELQTIASGTSLPVAVGSGVTPDNIGDIFTVADAVIVASYLKHEGAWWNPVDPDRLQVFMQAVKKARS, translated from the coding sequence ATGACCTCTCAACCCAAGTCCATCTATCGCGCCAAGCCGAACGCCATCCAGGAAATCTTCGGCCGGCGCAAGACCGTCATCGGCGTGATCCATTCGCTGCCGCTGCCGGGTTCTCCGAATTATGATGGAGAGCCGATGGAGGACGTTGTTGCCTTCGCCGTGGCGGAAGCCGGGCGTTACAAGGTCGGCGGTGTGGATGGCCTGATTGTCGAGAACCACGGCGACATCCCTTTTGCCAAGCCGGATTGCCTTGGTCCGGAAACCGCTGCTGCCATGGCAGTCATGACGGATGCTGTTCGCCGTCATAGCGGCCTCCCGATCGGCGTCAACGTTTTAGCCAACGGAGCGGTTCAGGCGCTGGCGGTAGCCAAGGCTGCTGGTGCAGCGTTCGTTCGCGTTAACCAATGGTCGAACGCCTATGTCGCCAATGAAGGTCTGATCGACGGACCTGCAGGCGAGGCAGCGCGCTATCGGGCGTGGCTGCGCGCTAAATCCGTTCGCATCTTTGCCGATGTGCATGTGAAGCACGGCGCTCATGCTATCACTGGCGACCGCACCATCACTGAACTTGCACGCGACAATGAATTTTTCGATGCCGATGTGGCCATCGCCACGGGCCAGCGCACGGGCGATAGTGCAACGATGGATGAACTGCAGACAATTGCGTCCGGTACGTCGTTACCGGTCGCCGTTGGTTCCGGTGTTACACCGGATAATATTGGCGACATTTTTACTGTTGCAGATGCGGTAATTGTTGCAAGTTACCTCAAACACGAGGGCGCGTGGTGGAACCCGGTCGATCCGGATCGGCTGCAGGTATTCATGCAAGCTGTCAAGAAAGCGCGGAGCTGA
- a CDS encoding GntR family transcriptional regulator — MWSQIAERLRQAIDEGAFKPGEALPGETELNRRFGVSRTTSRAALDFLEAEGLISRKSGRGSIVIEPRIERPLNRLSSFSEDMAVRGLKPSYRTRSLKLTLASEFVATELKIANNSPVLEIDRILLADESPMATSLTYLAPVAFERSGLPTVEVLDSSSLYGWLKESAGVALTGGQERTEGAIADVTTARSLGLKQPAAVLVCHRTSWNSARQPVEYVVLHYRADRYSFQVGLARS; from the coding sequence ATGTGGTCGCAGATCGCCGAGCGGTTGCGGCAGGCTATCGACGAGGGTGCGTTCAAGCCGGGCGAAGCGTTGCCGGGTGAAACCGAGCTAAACCGCCGTTTCGGCGTGAGTCGCACGACATCGCGTGCGGCGCTCGACTTTCTGGAGGCGGAAGGATTGATAAGCCGTAAGTCGGGTCGCGGTTCGATTGTCATTGAACCGCGCATCGAACGACCGCTAAATCGTCTCTCATCTTTTTCCGAAGACATGGCGGTGAGGGGCCTGAAGCCCAGTTATCGAACACGATCACTGAAACTTACGCTGGCGAGTGAATTTGTGGCGACAGAGTTGAAAATTGCCAATAATTCTCCAGTACTGGAGATAGATCGCATCTTGCTGGCGGATGAAAGCCCGATGGCGACATCGCTGACTTATCTCGCTCCTGTGGCATTCGAGCGCTCTGGCTTGCCCACCGTTGAAGTTCTGGATAGCAGCTCACTTTATGGCTGGCTCAAAGAGTCAGCGGGCGTTGCGCTGACTGGCGGCCAAGAACGAACCGAAGGGGCCATTGCCGATGTCACTACCGCTAGAAGCCTCGGACTAAAACAACCGGCCGCGGTTCTGGTTTGCCATCGCACGTCGTGGAATTCGGCAAGGCAGCCCGTCGAATATGTCGTCCTGCACTATCGGGCGGATCGATACAGCTTCCAGGTTGGTCTCGCCCGTTCATAA
- a CDS encoding LysR family transcriptional regulator, whose product MQPNPTLDQLQVFVAVAETGSFSAAARRLNRSQSVVSYTIANLEAQLELQLFERGGTREPRLTEAGKAMLEDARRMVSVLQGMRSRAEGLKHGLEAEVAVAVDVSLPSPVLTCVLKAFQTQFPTVSLRLHVGALGMVWDLVLKRQADFGIGGPPMQVHDELVLVQVGQTAMTPVAAPDHPLALYEGPVPLSYIRDHIQLVITDLSEQTKGRDFGVFAYKTWRLTDVSTKHDLMLAGLGWGGLPKWMVKDDLAEGRLVLLDLEPYPEAAYPLLALYQVDSPLGPAGSWLVERFKQELERFG is encoded by the coding sequence ATGCAACCCAACCCTACTCTTGACCAACTTCAGGTCTTTGTTGCTGTAGCGGAGACGGGAAGCTTCTCGGCGGCGGCGCGACGTCTCAACCGTTCGCAATCAGTTGTCAGCTACACGATTGCCAATCTGGAAGCCCAGCTTGAGCTGCAGCTCTTCGAGCGCGGCGGGACACGCGAGCCGCGCCTGACCGAAGCGGGAAAGGCGATGCTGGAAGATGCACGGCGGATGGTTTCCGTCTTGCAGGGCATGAGATCCCGGGCAGAAGGTCTCAAGCATGGACTGGAGGCCGAAGTGGCTGTGGCTGTTGACGTTTCGCTGCCATCGCCGGTACTGACATGCGTACTAAAGGCGTTTCAGACTCAATTCCCGACTGTCAGCCTGCGATTGCACGTCGGCGCACTCGGGATGGTCTGGGACCTTGTTCTGAAACGGCAAGCGGATTTCGGCATTGGCGGCCCCCCGATGCAAGTCCACGACGAACTTGTATTGGTTCAAGTGGGGCAGACGGCCATGACACCCGTTGCCGCCCCCGATCACCCGTTGGCCCTCTATGAAGGCCCTGTACCGCTCTCCTACATTCGTGACCATATCCAGCTCGTGATCACCGATCTGAGCGAGCAAACGAAGGGGCGGGATTTTGGCGTGTTCGCGTACAAGACCTGGCGGCTAACGGATGTGAGCACCAAACACGACTTGATGTTGGCCGGCCTGGGCTGGGGCGGTTTGCCGAAGTGGATGGTAAAAGATGATCTCGCTGAAGGAAGGCTGGTGCTCCTCGATCTCGAACCCTATCCGGAAGCGGCCTATCCTCTGTTGGCACTCTATCAGGTGGACAGTCCCCTCGGACCTGCCGGGTCGTGGCTAGTGGAGCGTTTCAAGCAGGAATTGGAGAGATTTGGCTGA
- a CDS encoding FMN-dependent NADH-azoreductase: MSSILLVTSSPRGAASHSTRVATELANKLQAKTPGAKIVTRDLANNPLPHIDADYASGIYTPVESRSVQQQNVVGVSDAVVDELFAADAVVISTGMINFNISSTLKAWIDHIARAGRTFSYGAEGPKGLVTGKKVYVVIASGGVYSDGPAAAFDHATPYLKTALGFLGMTDVEVIRIEGVAMGPEAEEKAISSALDHTNDLALAA; encoded by the coding sequence ATGTCTTCCATACTTCTCGTTACATCCAGCCCACGTGGCGCTGCCTCCCATTCGACACGCGTCGCAACGGAACTCGCCAACAAGCTGCAGGCGAAAACGCCTGGTGCGAAGATCGTTACCCGCGACCTCGCGAACAACCCGCTTCCCCATATTGATGCTGACTACGCTTCGGGCATCTACACACCCGTCGAGTCCCGTTCTGTCCAACAACAAAATGTTGTCGGCGTATCCGACGCGGTTGTAGACGAACTCTTCGCTGCTGATGCCGTCGTCATCTCTACTGGCATGATCAACTTCAACATCTCGTCGACGCTCAAGGCCTGGATTGACCATATTGCCCGTGCCGGCAGGACGTTCAGCTATGGCGCCGAGGGCCCGAAAGGTCTTGTAACTGGTAAGAAAGTATATGTAGTGATCGCATCTGGTGGTGTTTATTCGGATGGTCCAGCCGCTGCCTTCGATCATGCGACCCCTTATCTGAAGACAGCACTCGGTTTTCTCGGCATGACCGATGTCGAGGTAATTCGCATCGAAGGTGTAGCAATGGGTCCAGAAGCCGAAGAGAAAGCTATTTCGTCGGCCCTCGATCACACCAATGATCTGGCGCTCGCCGCCTAA
- the galE gene encoding UDP-glucose 4-epimerase GalE, with protein sequence MTVLVTGGAGYIGSHMVWELLDAGESVVVLDRLSTGFDWAIPSEAKLVVGDIGDQSLVRETIERNYVDAVIHFAGSVVVPDSVRDPLAYYENNTSKTRSLIESVVKSDVKNFIFSSTAAVYGDGGMTPVTEDVPTEPQSPYGVSKLMSEWMLRDTAAAHDFHYTALRYFNVAGADPKGRTGQSTKGATHLIKVACETALGKRRYMEIFGHDFPTPDGTCVRDYIHVSDLVAAHRLALERLREGGSSMVANCGYGRGYSVKEVIESVERVHGSPIDARLTGRRPGDAASIVADSSKARANLGWEPKLDDLDKIVESALRWEKSLQHRNTRR encoded by the coding sequence ATGACAGTGTTGGTGACCGGAGGCGCCGGATATATCGGCAGCCATATGGTCTGGGAGTTGCTGGATGCTGGTGAGTCTGTGGTCGTTCTTGATCGGCTCTCCACAGGATTCGATTGGGCGATACCTAGCGAGGCAAAGCTCGTTGTCGGTGATATTGGCGACCAAAGCCTGGTCCGTGAGACGATCGAACGCAACTACGTCGATGCGGTCATTCATTTTGCGGGTTCCGTCGTTGTCCCGGATTCGGTTCGCGACCCGCTTGCCTATTATGAGAACAATACATCAAAAACTCGGTCACTGATCGAATCAGTCGTAAAATCCGACGTGAAGAATTTCATCTTTTCGTCGACAGCAGCGGTCTATGGCGATGGCGGGATGACACCGGTCACCGAGGATGTTCCGACTGAGCCGCAATCCCCTTATGGTGTGTCGAAGCTAATGTCCGAATGGATGCTCCGCGACACCGCAGCCGCGCATGATTTTCATTATACTGCGCTACGTTATTTTAACGTTGCTGGCGCCGATCCAAAGGGCCGGACCGGCCAATCGACCAAAGGCGCAACGCATCTGATCAAGGTTGCCTGCGAGACAGCCCTGGGAAAGAGGCGCTACATGGAAATCTTCGGTCATGATTTTCCGACGCCTGACGGCACGTGCGTCCGCGATTACATCCACGTCAGCGACCTCGTTGCGGCGCATCGTCTGGCTCTTGAGCGGTTGCGGGAAGGTGGCAGCAGCATGGTCGCCAATTGCGGGTACGGTCGCGGATATTCGGTGAAGGAAGTGATCGAGAGCGTGGAGCGCGTGCATGGTTCACCCATTGACGCACGTCTGACCGGTCGCCGGCCCGGCGACGCGGCTTCCATTGTCGCCGATAGCAGCAAGGCCCGGGCCAATCTTGGCTGGGAGCCCAAGCTTGATGATCTCGACAAAATCGTCGAATCTGCGCTTCGGTGGGAAAAATCTCTTCAGCATCGCAATACCAGGCGCTGA
- the alc gene encoding allantoicase: MVSSHEILPEFATNRINLASAGLGAQAIFATDDFFAPVERMLFDAPAVFIPDKYDDHGKWMDGWESRRKRGPGHDFAVIKLAAPGIIHGFDVDTSHFTGNYPPSCSIEACTSENEPTDATVWSELLPQSPLGPSSNHFFVCTNTGVWTHLRLCIYPDGGIARLRVYGEPWRDWSRIPVSEEVDLASALNGGRVVAYSDAHYGELHRLLSPGRGINMGDGWETRRRREPGNDWIIVQLGHRGQISRVVVDTAHYKGNYPDRCSIHGADIGPVAGGLSQSIVTSSMFWQEILPERKLSMDAVHDFSSNDLVSASRVSHIRLNIFPDGGVSRLRIFGTI, from the coding sequence ATGGTGTCTTCCCACGAAATACTGCCCGAGTTTGCAACGAACCGTATAAATCTTGCCTCTGCCGGGCTAGGTGCCCAAGCCATTTTTGCCACAGACGATTTTTTCGCTCCAGTAGAACGGATGCTTTTCGATGCACCGGCTGTGTTCATTCCGGACAAATACGATGATCACGGCAAATGGATGGATGGTTGGGAGTCCCGTCGCAAGCGGGGGCCCGGCCATGATTTTGCTGTCATCAAGCTGGCTGCCCCCGGGATCATCCATGGTTTTGATGTCGATACCAGCCATTTTACCGGCAATTATCCGCCCTCGTGTTCAATCGAAGCCTGCACCTCCGAGAATGAGCCGACCGACGCTACCGTTTGGTCCGAACTCTTGCCGCAAAGCCCACTCGGACCATCGAGCAACCATTTTTTTGTGTGCACAAACACAGGCGTCTGGACACATCTCCGCCTGTGTATCTACCCCGATGGCGGCATTGCGCGCCTGCGGGTCTATGGCGAGCCATGGCGAGACTGGTCGCGAATTCCTGTTAGTGAGGAAGTAGACCTGGCCTCCGCTTTAAATGGCGGACGTGTCGTTGCTTATTCCGATGCGCATTACGGCGAGTTGCACCGGCTGTTATCTCCAGGCCGAGGCATCAACATGGGCGACGGATGGGAAACTCGCCGACGCCGCGAGCCTGGCAATGATTGGATCATCGTTCAACTCGGTCATCGCGGCCAGATAAGCCGTGTTGTCGTTGACACGGCGCACTATAAGGGGAATTATCCAGATCGCTGCTCTATCCATGGAGCCGATATTGGACCGGTAGCCGGCGGACTCTCCCAGTCGATCGTCACATCCTCCATGTTCTGGCAGGAAATCTTGCCCGAGCGGAAACTTTCCATGGACGCCGTTCATGACTTCAGCTCAAACGATCTAGTATCAGCAAGCCGTGTCAGCCACATACGTCTCAATATATTCCCTGATGGCGGCGTCAGCCGGTTGCGAATTTTCGGCACTATTTGA
- a CDS encoding pyridoxal phosphate-dependent aminotransferase, producing the protein MGLVEHLRHEAAVAPASGIVAVMNYGRRQEGVIPLWAGEGDLPTPDFIRNSASNGLANGETFYTWQAGIPELRRALSDYYKRHFSAELPAEHFYVTGSGMQSIQLAIQATAGAGDEVVYLSPAWPNFAAAAGVAGATPVPVTQDFTSNGWTLDTQKIRDAITPRTKALFINTPSNPTGWTADIETLKEILAIARHHGLWIIADEIYAHFYYGARRAPSFLDVMDPDERIIFVNSFSKNWAMTGWRMGWLMIHPSLGKTMENLIQYSTSGVAQFMQRGGVVALEQGDDFIRMQVERAHQARDILCAKLAATGRVRLAPPAGAFYLLFGIDGITDSYRAAFDIVDQAKVGLAPGTAFGNGGAALLRLCFARRIDQVEEAAVRLAEWVSKR; encoded by the coding sequence ATGGGTCTTGTCGAACATTTGCGTCATGAGGCAGCGGTGGCGCCCGCGAGCGGCATCGTTGCTGTAATGAATTACGGCCGTCGTCAAGAAGGTGTCATTCCACTGTGGGCTGGGGAGGGCGATCTACCAACGCCCGACTTTATCCGGAACTCTGCCAGTAATGGTCTCGCCAATGGTGAGACATTCTATACGTGGCAGGCTGGCATTCCCGAACTGCGCCGGGCTCTTTCCGACTACTACAAACGGCATTTCAGTGCAGAGCTTCCTGCTGAGCATTTTTATGTAACCGGCTCAGGCATGCAATCAATACAGCTCGCCATTCAGGCTACGGCAGGTGCGGGAGATGAAGTTGTCTACCTTTCCCCGGCGTGGCCGAATTTTGCCGCGGCCGCAGGCGTTGCCGGTGCTACTCCAGTCCCCGTCACACAGGATTTCACGAGCAATGGCTGGACGCTCGATACCCAGAAGATCCGTGATGCGATCACCCCGCGGACCAAGGCTCTATTCATAAACACCCCGTCCAATCCAACGGGCTGGACGGCCGACATCGAAACACTAAAGGAAATCCTGGCTATTGCCCGTCACCATGGATTGTGGATCATCGCAGACGAAATCTACGCACATTTCTACTATGGCGCGCGTCGTGCGCCATCTTTCCTTGATGTGATGGACCCGGATGAGCGCATCATCTTCGTCAATAGCTTTTCGAAGAACTGGGCAATGACTGGCTGGCGCATGGGTTGGCTAATGATACACCCCTCGCTGGGCAAAACGATGGAAAACCTCATTCAATATTCGACCTCCGGCGTCGCCCAATTTATGCAGCGTGGCGGCGTTGTGGCGCTTGAACAAGGCGACGATTTTATCCGCATGCAGGTGGAACGAGCGCATCAGGCACGGGACATTCTTTGCGCGAAGCTTGCGGCAACGGGCAGAGTGCGCCTGGCGCCGCCGGCTGGTGCGTTCTATCTGCTGTTCGGCATCGACGGAATTACGGATTCCTACCGTGCGGCCTTCGATATCGTCGACCAGGCAAAAGTTGGGCTTGCGCCAGGAACAGCGTTTGGCAATGGAGGTGCAGCGCTTCTGCGGCTCTGCTTTGCCAGACGGATAGATCAGGTCGAAGAGGCCGCCGTCCGACTTGCGGAATGGGTATCGAAACGCTGA
- the mscL gene encoding large conductance mechanosensitive channel protein MscL translates to MLQEFKEFALKGNMVDLAIGVIIGGAFGRLVESIVADLMMPIIGLMTGGIDFSNLYLQLSGAPAPTLAAARQAGATIAYGNFITLLINFLIIAWVLFIVVKAMNRFKKKEVAADPAPAKETILLTEIRDLLAKDRLKS, encoded by the coding sequence ATGCTGCAGGAATTCAAAGAATTTGCGTTGAAGGGAAATATGGTTGATCTCGCCATCGGTGTGATCATTGGCGGGGCTTTCGGCAGGCTGGTCGAGTCGATTGTAGCTGATCTCATGATGCCGATTATTGGTCTCATGACCGGCGGTATTGATTTTTCCAATCTCTACCTCCAGCTTTCAGGTGCACCTGCTCCAACGTTGGCAGCTGCCCGACAAGCTGGGGCCACCATTGCTTATGGCAATTTCATCACCCTCCTTATCAACTTCCTGATCATTGCCTGGGTTCTGTTTATTGTCGTCAAGGCCATGAACCGCTTCAAGAAAAAGGAAGTGGCGGCTGATCCTGCTCCTGCGAAGGAGACAATCCTCCTTACGGAAATACGTGATCTGCTCGCCAAAGACAGATTGAAGTCGTAA